The nucleotide window CCAATTTGATACGTGCCTGTATCATATAAACCGATAATATCACCTGCAACAGCTTCCTCCACCGTTTCACGGTCATCAGCTAAAAACTGCGTTGACTGCGACACTTTAAATGACTTGCCTGTACGCGATAAAGTCATATTCATCCCGCGCTCAAATTTACCAGATACGATACGCACAAAGGCAATACGGTCACGGTGCGCAGGGTTCATATTTGCTTGGATTTTGAAAATAAAGCCTGAAAATTCCTCATACTCAATTGGGTCAATAAACTGCTCATCCTCTGTTAAGCGAGGCTGTGGTGTTGGAGCAAATTGTAAATATGTTTCTAAAAATGTTTGCACACCAAAGTTTGTTAGAGCCGAGCCAAAAAATACAGGCGTTAACTCACCACGGCGAATTTTCTCCTCTGAATACTCATTGCCAGCCTCATCCAATAGTAAAATATCGTCCATTGCCTGTGAATAATAAGAAGTCACTTTCATTGGGTGGTCAACTGCTAATCCACCTTCCTCATCAAGCGGTAAAAAGCGCTCTGCTTCCTCTGTACGGAACTGCTCAATACGTTTATTGTAGCGATCATAAATACCTAAAAACTCTTTTCCCATACCGATTGGCCAGTTCATAGGATATGCGTTAATGCCTAGCACTTCCTCTAGCTCCTCGATTAATTCTAGAGGCTCTTTCCCTTGACGATCCAGTTTATTAATAAATGTAAAAATCGGAATACCGCGCATTTTACAAACTTTAAATAGCTTTAATGTTTGTGCCTCAATCCCTTTTGCCGCATCGACAACCATGACTGCGCTATCTACTGCCATTAATGTACGATACGTATCCTCAGAGAAATCTTGGTGTCCTGGTGTATCTAAAATGTTGACACGATGTCCATTGTAATCAAACTGCATAACAGAAGATGTCACTGAAATACCACGCTGCTTCTCAATTTCCATCCAGTCAGACGTTGCAAACTTGCCTGATTTTTTTCCTTTTACTGTACCCGCATCACGAATCGCGCCACCGAATAATAAAAGCTTTTCGGTAATTGTCGTTTTCCCAGCATCCGGGTGACTAATAATCGCAAATGTGCGACGTGCTAATATATCTTGCTCTAAAGTCATAATTTTTTCCGTCTCCTTTTTCTATCCTAACTTATTTTAAAAGAGTTGCCCCTGATGTTACAACCTTTTTTCTTAGAAATTGCGCAATCTGATACAAAATATAGCCCATCACAATGGCAATCGCATTTAATAAAATATCATCCACATCTGTACTGCGACCGATAAAAAGCTGGGTGCCCTCTATAAACAGTGGAATTGCTAACGAAACGAACAGCATTTTCCACATGCTACGCATATTTGTCCATAATAAAGGGATAAAAAAGCCAAATGGAATAAATAAAATAATATTGCCTGCTAAATTATAAAAGGCAATCTCGGCTATCGGTCCATGCAGTTGGGTCATATACAAAGAGATTGTTTGAAAAGGGGTGAAATTATGCCGTAAGAAAGCTGGCTCCAATTGCAAAACGATGCGCCCATTTTCAAACCAATACTCTGGCAAAATCGTTTGCGAAAAAATGCTAATGCAGAAGCAGAAAAATAATAGCATCACGGTTTCACGTTGCTTATGCACAATGCGCCGCCTCATCCAAAGAAAGCGCAATAATCCGTAAATCGGAAGTGTCAGCACACAATATAAAAGCATGCTAACTAAAAAAGACTGAATCATATATGTTACTCCTTTAAAAGAAGGTGCACTGCTTTCCTGAAAAAACCCCTTGGATACAATGCTTTCACCCTTCGTTCTCAATCAATTACGCCTCAGTTAACTCTTGTCCAGTTTTGTTCTAACCTAAAAGCGTCAAAGCCTTTGCGACAACAGGATGTTGGTCACTCAGTGAGTGTTTGAACACCCCCTGAGGAAAAAGCAATTGAAGCATTCATTATGCTTGACGCTATGCCTTTAGTATAGAAAACATTTTGCTCCTGCGGTTACTCGTCGCAGATTTCTTTTGCTGAATCATAATAAATCTATTTTGAATTTTTATCGTTAGTTATTTCATTTGCGATAGTTCGTCCATAATCACTTTCTGTATTTCATCATTTCCAACTGCGCCATTATGGAATACATTTGATTCACTCCAATATAGCTGTCTAAACGATACACCATTCTGTAGCTCAATTTCTAAAAATATGCGTAATCCTTCTTGCTCGATTAGTTCTACATCCTCTAGTTTCAATGAATAAAATGCGTTTAAAAATCGCTCTTTTGCAGACTGTGTGAATGTATGTAATCTCCTGCCATCCTCTGTGCTTTCAATATATATATTTTTCACAAGCTGCCGCATCGGATAAAGCTCCTCTACTGTTTTGGCACTTTCATTTAAGCGCGCCACATAAACAGCATCATTTGCAGCGACAAGTAAGGTAGTTGGATAGCCTTTTATTTCATAAATTGCTGTATCTTTTTCTAAATAGGTGGCATGCCCATTTTGCATTTGATGATGAATCCCTGCGCGGTCCTCCATTTTATACATTACCTGACCAATTTCCTGTCCTCGTTCAATTATGACTGGAGAATCTTCATCCATTGGCTTAGGATAGTGACGTTCATATTGTATATCATTAAGCATTAGTATATCTATCCATTCGATTGTTGAATGACTAAGAGGTTCTTGAATATGCTGACAACCAACTATTAGCAAAATAAGTAATGGCATAATGATAATCTTTTTCATACTCAACCTCCTGTAACCATGCTATAGTTTCAATTATAAAACGGATAAGGGTAGGTGTATAGATGAGGCAGCAGATTAAATTGGCCGTACGTGAAGCCTATACAACGATGTATGAAGCACTAAAGAACGAACAAATATATGCAGTCGTGTTAGTAACAGACGGTGATTGTGGCAGCCTTTATTTAACGCTAGGCACAGAAAAATCACTTCTTCAAATTGGTGAAAATTATGGAGACAATCCAGAAGATTATCGCTTTTTAAAAGACGAATTTTTGCATGAGGATGATACGGAATTATTACAAAAATTAAGTCTTGAGCTTTTAAATAGAGCATTAAATGCGGGTGAACAATTTGCCTCGCATAAAGCAGAAATCCATACAATGATGAGCGATACGCTATATGAATTAAAGCAAGAGGGCATTATTGACAAAAATATTTTTGCATTTATTTCTGCAACAGACGATACTGACGATGAAGGGTTAGAAATATCATCAGCCAAACGCTGTAATCCAAATCATCCATTACTCCCCGTTTTTTTACACAATTGGCAACAATAATCGAAAAGAGTATATAGAAATAAATTTCCATATACTCTTTAAATTGTGTGTAAATTGTGTGTGTGCCTGGCACCTAAACAAACTTCACTTTTCCCTCTGCAATTGCAATGTCTGCGTCGCTATGTGGATATTTTGTATTCTCGATAATTTGGTAATCCTCATGCCCTTTACCCGCAAAAATGATAATATCCCCTGCTTCTGCAATTTTGATAGCATGGCGTACTGCCTCTGCGCGGTCACCAATACATGCATATTGCTCATGCAACATACCTTTTGCTAAATCGCTTGTGATGCTCTCATATTCCTCATAGCGTGGGTCATCTGTCGTTAAAATGACATAATCCGCAACAGAAGCTTTTTCTGCCATCGCAGGGCGCTTCGATTTGTCGCGGTTGCCGCCCGTGCCGATAAGAAAAATTAATTTGCTCGTTTCACCTTTATACGGCAGTGCTGCATTAATCGCTTTTTCAATTGCATCTGGTGTATGTGCGTAATCAATAAAAATTTGGATAGGCAAATCAGTTTGTACTTTTTCCATGCGCCCTTTTACCGGTGGGAGCTGCTCAATTTGCTCAATAATTTCATGCAATGAAAACTGGCGTGCATACAAGGCTGCAGTCGCTGCCAATACATTGTAGACATTGAACTCTCCAAGTAAATGCATCGCCACATCGTAGGTACCTTCAGGTGTTTGCATCGTAAAATACGTCATGCCATCCTCATAACGGCAATTGGAAGCATAGAAGTCAGCAGCGCTATGTAGCCCATATGTCCACACTGGAAATGGTGTTAACGTTTGATAATGTGCTGACCATTGATCATCTGCGTTTAACACAACATGCTTATCTTTACGCAAATCTTGACCTAACTGTGAAAACAGCAGCCCCTTTGTATTGCCATATGCCTCCATCGTGCCATGAAAATCTAAATGATCATGTGTTAAATTCGTAAAAATCGCTACATCATAATCAACGCCTGCTAAACGACCTAAAGCTAAGCCATGTGATGACACTTCCATTACCATTGCATCACAGCCCTCTTCTTTGGCACGATAAATCATTTGCTGGGTACTCAAGGCATCGCTTGTCGTATTTGCTGATTCATACAGCGTACCATTCAAATTAAAGCCGATGGTTCCTGCCAGTGCTGATTTTTTGCCTAAGCCCATTAAAATATTATGGATAATGCCTGTAACGCTCGTTTTGCCATTCGTTCCCGTTACCCCAATCATCATTAATCCTTCAGATGGATAACCGAAAAATCGTGCAGATAATAAGCCAAGCGCTCGCTCTGAACTTGGAACGATGAGCTGTGCAACATTGCCTGTTAGGGTCAATTCTTTCTCCGCTACAATCAAAGTCGCACCTGCATCAACTGCCCTTTGCGCATAATCGTGCCCATCCACCGTGTAGCCTTTGATACAAATAAATGCACTTTGCGGCTGTACACTTCTTGAATCAACTGCAATGTCCCCAATATAGCTAGGCAATACGCCGAGTATCTTCTTTTGTGGAATGGCACTTATTAATTCCTCTACGCGCATTCACTATTCCCCCATTTCAACCATTGGCGATGTTACATATGCATATAATAATTCAGCTGTCGCCTGTAATGAATCAACATGTGTGCGCTCATAGGCATGCGATGCTTCGATGCCTGGTCCGAACAAAGCATGACGAATATCAAAGCCTGCTCGAATTGCTGCTGAGGCATCTGAGCCGTAATATGGATAAATATCGAGCTTATAAGGAATATTACCTTTCTTCGCCAGCTGTACTAGATGCTGTGTTAACTCATAATGATATGGCCCTGTTGCATCCTTTGCACAAATTGACACTGTATATTCATCAGATGTTTGACCATCGCCAATTGCCCCCATATCTACTGCAATATATTCAACTACCTGTGCTGGAATATTGGAATTACCGCCATAGCCGATTTCTTCATTGTTAGAAATATAAAAATGTGTCGTATATGGTAGCTTCACATCGTTTGCTTTTACATATTTCATTAATTGTAACAGCAATGTTGTACTTGCTTTATCATCCAAATGACGCGATTTCACAAAGCCCGATGCTGTTTCCTCATAACGCACATCAAATGACACAAAATCACCTACTTCAATACCTAGAGCACGCGTATCATCTGCATTTAATACCTTTTCATCAATGCGTACTTCAATATGGTTTTCATCACGCTTTAAGCTATCTGCTCCACGGTACACGTGCACCGTCGTTTCATGCATTAAAATCGTACCACGTACCGTCTTACCATCTGCTGTATGAATCGTACAGTATTCGCCCTCTACTGCATTCCAATTAAAGCCACCGATCATTGCTAGCTTTAAACGACCGCTTGACTTCACTTCCTTCACCATCGCACCCAGCGTATCGGTATGTGCTGTTAATAAACGGTGCTGTTCATTATTTTCCCCTTCAAATGTAACGATAATTGCTCCTTTATTCGTTTTTGTATAAGAAATATTATGCTCCTTCAAAAACTCTCCCATAAAGCGCATAATATTTGTCGTATAACCAGATGGGCTTGCAATTTTTACTAATTTCTCTAATAATGATAATGTTTCTTGTTGATTAAATAGACTCGTCATAAAAACCCTCCTAATATCTTTTATCGCACATTTCCAAAATGCGCGATACAATCAGCTGAGGAATACTCCCTCAGATACAAAGCTTCACTTTATCATATCAAAATTTTACGTCTATCAACAATGAGGAGAAACAAATTTTAGGCAATTTGCTAGGAGAACACGATGCGACCACTGACAATCATACATAAACGCAATTTATTCATTTATTATTCACTTTTCATTTGTTCTATATTTTTTATTTTGCTCAATTTATTTGATATTGTGCACTATTCCCATAGTTATACACTATTTATCATTATGACAATAACAGCTATTGGTCTGTTACTTTATAAAAAAGTGCATGCGCGATTAATTCAAGCTCTATTAATTGTAGCTTGGAATACAGTACTCATCCTTTTAACAATTGATAGCGGACAACTATTATTTTTGCTTGGCTTTTTATATTTGCTACTTATCGTCAACGCTTATCAGTCATATATGTTAAATACGATTTTAGCTATTATATTTGTGCTAGAAATTGCTTGGATAGTTGTTTTCAAGCATCCCAATATTCAGCTTCATCATTCTGTACAAATCTTTATTTTTTTCACATTATTTTTATGTATTGTCGGTCTATTGCAAACGTTATATGTCAAAAGGCTTTGGCTTTATGAGGAAAAAAGAAATATGGATAAGCAGCTAGAGCTTTCTTCAACTGAAGCTTATTTAAAGCTATTTTTTAACTACGCTGAAGATGCCATGGCCGTATTCGATTTAAATAATAAAATTATTGAAGTCAATGCTGCATTTGAAAAAATGTACGGCTGGACGAGAGAGGAATGCATCGGCAAGTCTATTCAGCTTGTGGCACCTGAAAATATTGAAGCTGCTAATGAACGATTTTCGAAGCTGCTACAGGGCGAACGCTACCGTTTGCTTGAAACAAAGGATATGCGCAAAGATGGGACTGTTTTCGATGCGCAAATTTCGCTAGCACCTATTTATAATTCCTATGGAGATATGCTAGCTGTTTCAGTTATTTCAAGGGATATTTCCTATTTGAAGGAAAATGAAAGGCTCACTTTGCAATCAGAAAAATTAAAATTAGCTGGAGAAATCGCTGCAGGTGTAGCACATGAAATTCGCAATCCGATGACGGTAATCTCTGGTTTTATTCAAATGATGAATGAAGACCTACAATCGCCATATAGAGCATACACTGGTCTTATTCAATCCGAAATTGAGCGCATTGATTTAATTATCTCTGAATTTTTAGTGCTCTCCAAACCATTAGCTGAACAAAAGAACAGATTGAATTTATCAGAAATTATAGAGGATGTTTTTCACTTTTTTGAATTTCAACTGGAGCAGCGCCAAATTCAATTAATTCAGCAGCTTAGCAAAGAAGCACTCTTTGTCTATGGCAACGCCAATCAAATTAAGCAAGTGTTTATTAATATCGTTAAAAATGCGATTGAAGCCATTGATAACGATGGCACTGTTACATTAATTAGCTGTCATGATGAAGGCTTTGCTTTTATTGAAATTGCTGATACTGGTGAAGGTATTCCACAGCATTTACTCGACTATGTTTTCGAGCCATTTTATACAACAAAGGCTACTGGCACAGGGTTGGGTATGATGATTTCCAATAAAATTATTCGTGAGCATGGTGGCATCATTCATATTCACAGTGAGGAGAAAGTCGGCACAAAAATTACGCTGAAAATCCCGCTACATCAACAAATAAAAGAAGGGGCTTAAATACTGCCCCTTCTACATAAATTACTTCATCACTCTACGAATCAGCTTCACCTTTTGCTTATAAGGTGGGAACAGTAAGTTTGTTGCAAGCTTTGTTGAACGCTGTAAAATCGATTTCGGATGCGTGAAGCATTCAAAGCTTGCTTCCCCATGATAAGCACCCATTCCAGATGGTCCCACACCCCCAAATGGTAAATGTGTATTGCCTACATGTGCCATAATATCATTGATACAGCCTCCTCCAAATGGTAGCTCTTGAAGGAAATATTCACGTGCATTATCGTTTTCTGTAAATAAATAAGCTGCTAAAGGTTTTGGCAAGCGGCGAATCGCATGAATCGCATTCGCTAAATCGTTATATGCCATAATCGGTAAAATTGGTCCGAAAATTTCATCCTCCATTACCTTGCTATCCCAGCCAGCACCTTCGACAATTGTTGGTGCAATATATAAATCTTCACGATCCGCCGTGCCACCAAACGTAATACGTTCAGCCTCCGCCTCCAATATCGTATTAAGCTTATCGAAATGACGTACATGAACAATACGACCATAATCATCGCTTTGCTGCGGATTTTCTCCATAAAATGCAGTAATCGTTTGCTTTAAAATTTTCATAAATTTTTTATACACTGAGCTATGCACTAAAACATAGTCAGGTGCTACACATGTTTGCCCGTTATTTGTGAATTTACCCCATACAATGCGTTTTGCTGCAACTTGTAAATTGGCTGTTTGATCGACAATTGCAGGGCTTTTTCCACCTAGCTCTAAGACGATAGGCGTCAACCTATCAGCAGCAGCACGCATAATTACTTTGCCCGTTGCCACACTACCTGTAAAGAAAATAAAGTCAAAGGATGCATGAATTAATGCTTCCACTTCGTCCTTTTCGCCTTCTACAACATGTATATAATTCTCTTCAAAAGTTTCAGCAATAATTTGCTTAATTATTTTTGTCGTATGCACAGTCGCTTCAGATGGCTTAATAATTGCCGTATTCCCACCGATAATTGCACCAAGCAATGGCTCCATCACAAGCTGGAATGGATAATTAAACGGCCCAATAATTAACACGGTACCGTATGGATCACGTACAATATAGCTTTTGCCTGGCTGAAAGTGAACAGGTGTTTTTACAGCAATAGGCATCGCCCATTCATCAATATTTTTCACCATATGTGTAATGCTATCTAGAACAATGCCAATTTCTGTTGCGTACGCTTCAAATTCGCTTTTATTTAAATCAAGCTTCAATGCGGCAGTAATATCTTTTTCATATTTTTGAATCGTTGCTTTTAATTTAAGCAATTGTGCTTTGCGAAATTCTATATTTTTTGTAGCACCTGAAAAATAGAAGCTACGTTGCGCCGCTATCATATTTTCTACATCTTGAGCCGTAAAATTCATAAAAATCTTCCTCTCCATTTTTAATTTTTATGCATAATTTCATCATTCCCACACATATTAACTACTATAACGATTGCTCAATATCCTTTCAAATGAGGATAAGCTTTCTCTTATTTATTTTTACATCGACAAGGAGGCAATTTCAATGATTATGACTGAAACATGGTGGGAAACAATTTTTTCGGGACCTTTATCAATCGGTATTAATGAACAAAAGCTGCTAGAACTTGAAGATGAATCATTTTTATATTTCACTATGCCCCCTTTACAAGAAGACCTTCAAACATTATAAAATTTCCCCTCAACATACGAAGGGCTGTTTATTTTTTGGACAGCCCTCACTTCATTTTTAAGGCAGTTTCTTTCATTGATTTTTTCTACAAAATCCCTTATAATTTGTCATTAGGTGCCAAACCTAATGTATTAGTCGGAACAACTAATACATACAAAAGACCCTTTAAACGGCACGGATTGCTGCGGGGTCTTTTTTCATATTGCTTTTGAATTAAAGGATGATGACAATGAAAAAATTCGTTAACTTTTACTTACTATTATTAGTAGTATTTATTATAGTCGGTATTTCAGGATTTTCTTTCTCAAAAAATGAAAACCCTGAGCAAGCCGTTGAAGAGCTCGCCTTAGAAAATACCCCAGGCTACGCAACGATGCGTACGATTGAAGAAATGACAAAAGAACAGCAGCTTGAAGATGCTATTCTTGATATTCAAGTAACGCCCAAATTAGACGCTGAAACGGTTGTAATGGAAATGCAAAGCTCTGAGTTTATGTCACAGGACACATTGCTAAAGGACAGCTATAATATGCTCGTCAAAATAGCAGATGAACCACAGATTACAGAATTCACTTTTATTTGGCATCAGCCTGTAAAAAATAAAAATCAAGTTGTGCTATCAATGTCATTTGACCGTGCTGCACTGAATCAATTGCCAACAATCACGTACAGCGACTTAGCTTCAATTGCCAAAACGTTTGAACAATATTAAAAAAAGCAAGGAATCGCCTGTTGGATTCCTTGCTTTTCTATATTTAATGAACGAATCATTAATTACGCTGGGTTTACTTCTAACTCAACTGAAATTTTAATATCTTTCCCTACAAGTACACCACCTGTTTCAAGTGCTGCGTTCCATGTTAGACCAAATTCTTCACGATTAATTTTTGCTTCTGCTTCAAAGCCGTATACTTCTTGACCCCATGGGTTTGTGCCTTTACCGTTAAATTCTACATCAAATGTAATAGGCTTTGTTACATCTTTAATCGTTAAATCGCCTGTTAATTTATAATCATCGCCTGATTTTTCGATTGCAGTTGATTTGAATGTAATTGTTGGGAATTGCTCTGCATCAAAGAAATCTGCTGATTTTAAATGGTTATCGCGATCTTCATTACGTGTATTGATGCTTGCTGTATCAATAGTAAATGAAATATTAGCAGTTGATAAATCTGCTAAATCAGTTGCTTCAATTTGCGCTGAATAAGCTTCAAAAGCCCCTTTTACCTTTGATACCATCATGTGTTTTACGCTAAATCCAATGCTTGAGTGTGATTGATCTACTGTCCAGTTTGCCATAAATAAAACCCTCCTGTTTTTTATCTCGAATTCAAGATATGTTGTCAAAATAAAGCAGCCTACAACTTGCATATTCCCATATCGTTGCAATGTTAAACATCGCACAATAAGTTATATATGTAAAATGGCTGAACTTTATGACTTCCTTATTTATAAATTTAGTATAGTAGATAATTTTCTTTGCGTCAACAAAAATATTTCGAATTCGAGATTTATTTTTCTACTGTTATTTTGGCATGTACAACAAAGCGCTCATCATCATTTGGAGATGTCGTACATGTAGACAATGTAATAATGCTGTCATTTGCTGTCACAGTAACAGGCATCATAATTTGCGATTTTTGTTGAATCGTCTGTAAAAATTCCGCATAGGATGTATCGGTAAATTCTGTTTCAATATAATAAAAATCAGTCGTTGTTTCATAGGCAGCAAATACTTCAAGGCGATAGCGCTCACTTGGTGTTTCGTAAATAAAATATGGATGTGCCTCCACATAATTTTGTTCTGCAAATTTCGCGAGCTCTCCAAACATCGTGCCATTGCGCATCACATGTCCATATAAAATTGTATGGCGTGCATTTATCTCATTGCGGTAATCCATAAAAATACTACCTGCACGACTTTTTTCACCTGCATAATTATGATGCAAATAAAAATCATTATTATTTGTTTGTAGTACAGGATTATCGAGCTGTGTGCATTCTAAACGAAGCCACCCAACAATCTCTTGGTTAATTTTTTGCAGCTCAATAAACTTCATGTCAACCCCAGTTTTCTCAATAGAAGCCTCCTCATACACTTCCTGTACTTGCTCTAGCTCCTGCTCAATTTGCTTATAGCTATAAAAATACCGCACAATGCCTGCAGCTGAAATGAAAAAGACAATTATACAAATGGCTTGAATTAGTTTCACCTTCATATAATCGCCTCCTTAAATACCGATTGGTACCATATACAAGCCAAGCACTACATCTTCATGAAAAATCGCTTCAACTCCGTATACGTCTTTCACCGTTTCTTTTGTAATAACATCGCGAGGTGCTCCTTCTGCAACGATACGCCCTGCACTCATTAAAATAATATGATCGCTATAGCGGATCGCTTGGTTAATATCGTGCAGCACCATGACAATCGTTAAGCCGTGCTTTTCATTCAGTTCCTTCACTAGCTCCAGTAGCTCTAGCTGATAATAAATATCTAAATAGGTTGTCGGCTCATCTAAACATAGTAGCTCGCTTTGCTGGGCTAATGCCATCGCAATCCATACGCGCTGCCTTTCCCCTCCAGACAATGCTGATAAATCATAATGGCGCTTTTCACTTAAACTTGTACATGCTAACGCCCAATCAACTGCTTGCTGGTCCTTTACCTCATTTTTTTTCAATAAAGAATGATATGGCATACGGCCATATCCGACGAGCCTTTCTACTGATAAATCTTGTGGAATATCATTTTGCTGATACACAATCGCAAATTTTTGTGCAAATTCCTTTGGCTTATAGTCCACTAAATCTTTATTGTCTAGCGTTGCTTTACCTTGTACCGGAGAATTGTTGCGTGCCATTACATTCAATAATGTCGATTTACCACAGCCATTTGGTCCAATAATTGTTGTAATTTTGCCGTGCTGAATGGCTGTCGATATATTTTGTAAATGCTGCTTTTTACCGTCATGTGAGACAATAATTTTTTGTAATTCCACAACATCACCCTCTTCTCAATAAAAATATTAAAAATGGTCCGCCGATAATTGCCATAATGGTCGAGGCAGGTATTTCTAACGGCGCGATTAGCGTACGACCAATCGTATCTGCTAATAGAATAATAAACGCACCTAACAGCGCTGTAAAAGGTAATAGCACTTTATGGTCATGCCCGACAATGCGGCGTGCAATATGTGGGACAAGCAAACCGACAAAGGCTATAACACCGGCGACAACGACTGAAATCGCTGATAATAATACAGCTACTGCTGCAATGGCTAAACGCGCAACCGTCACATTAAAGCCGATACTTTGTGCCGTTTTGTCAGATAGTGCAAGCACATTGCACCATGAATAGGTGATGAAGGCAAGCACTAAACCAACCGAGCCGTAAATCGCCATCATTGTGACATCATCCCATGTTTTAAATGCAAGGCTTGAGCCAAGTACACTGCTCGCAGAAGCGTTCAAAGAGCCACCAAAGCTAATAAATGCTTCCGTTAGCCCTGTAAACATCGCATTGATCGCAATGCCGACTAAAATTAAACGCAATGGATTTAAACCTGATTTCCAAGCTAACGTAAATACTA belongs to Lysinibacillus louembei and includes:
- a CDS encoding peptide chain release factor 3 encodes the protein MTLEQDILARRTFAIISHPDAGKTTITEKLLLFGGAIRDAGTVKGKKSGKFATSDWMEIEKQRGISVTSSVMQFDYNGHRVNILDTPGHQDFSEDTYRTLMAVDSAVMVVDAAKGIEAQTLKLFKVCKMRGIPIFTFINKLDRQGKEPLELIEELEEVLGINAYPMNWPIGMGKEFLGIYDRYNKRIEQFRTEEAERFLPLDEEGGLAVDHPMKVTSYYSQAMDDILLLDEAGNEYSEEKIRRGELTPVFFGSALTNFGVQTFLETYLQFAPTPQPRLTEDEQFIDPIEYEEFSGFIFKIQANMNPAHRDRIAFVRIVSGKFERGMNMTLSRTGKSFKVSQSTQFLADDRETVEEAVAGDIIGLYDTGTYQIGDTVVGGKKTFQFEKLPQFTPELFMRVSAKNVMKSKQFHKGILQLVQEGAIQYYKTLHTEEVLLGAVGQLQFEVFEHRMKNEYNVEVKMEPVGSKIARWIENEDDVKESMSSARSMLVKDRFDNLVFLFENEFAMRWFSEKNENIKLYSLL
- a CDS encoding VanZ family protein; amino-acid sequence: MIQSFLVSMLLYCVLTLPIYGLLRFLWMRRRIVHKQRETVMLLFFCFCISIFSQTILPEYWFENGRIVLQLEPAFLRHNFTPFQTISLYMTQLHGPIAEIAFYNLAGNIILFIPFGFFIPLLWTNMRSMWKMLFVSLAIPLFIEGTQLFIGRSTDVDDILLNAIAIVMGYILYQIAQFLRKKVVTSGATLLK
- a CDS encoding DUF4303 domain-containing protein translates to MRQQIKLAVREAYTTMYEALKNEQIYAVVLVTDGDCGSLYLTLGTEKSLLQIGENYGDNPEDYRFLKDEFLHEDDTELLQKLSLELLNRALNAGEQFASHKAEIHTMMSDTLYELKQEGIIDKNIFAFISATDDTDDEGLEISSAKRCNPNHPLLPVFLHNWQQ
- a CDS encoding UDP-N-acetylmuramoyl-L-alanyl-D-glutamate--2,6-diaminopimelate ligase, whose product is MRVEELISAIPQKKILGVLPSYIGDIAVDSRSVQPQSAFICIKGYTVDGHDYAQRAVDAGATLIVAEKELTLTGNVAQLIVPSSERALGLLSARFFGYPSEGLMMIGVTGTNGKTSVTGIIHNILMGLGKKSALAGTIGFNLNGTLYESANTTSDALSTQQMIYRAKEEGCDAMVMEVSSHGLALGRLAGVDYDVAIFTNLTHDHLDFHGTMEAYGNTKGLLFSQLGQDLRKDKHVVLNADDQWSAHYQTLTPFPVWTYGLHSAADFYASNCRYEDGMTYFTMQTPEGTYDVAMHLLGEFNVYNVLAATAALYARQFSLHEIIEQIEQLPPVKGRMEKVQTDLPIQIFIDYAHTPDAIEKAINAALPYKGETSKLIFLIGTGGNRDKSKRPAMAEKASVADYVILTTDDPRYEEYESITSDLAKGMLHEQYACIGDRAEAVRHAIKIAEAGDIIIFAGKGHEDYQIIENTKYPHSDADIAIAEGKVKFV
- a CDS encoding M42 family metallopeptidase, whose product is MTSLFNQQETLSLLEKLVKIASPSGYTTNIMRFMGEFLKEHNISYTKTNKGAIIVTFEGENNEQHRLLTAHTDTLGAMVKEVKSSGRLKLAMIGGFNWNAVEGEYCTIHTADGKTVRGTILMHETTVHVYRGADSLKRDENHIEVRIDEKVLNADDTRALGIEVGDFVSFDVRYEETASGFVKSRHLDDKASTTLLLQLMKYVKANDVKLPYTTHFYISNNEEIGYGGNSNIPAQVVEYIAVDMGAIGDGQTSDEYTVSICAKDATGPYHYELTQHLVQLAKKGNIPYKLDIYPYYGSDASAAIRAGFDIRHALFGPGIEASHAYERTHVDSLQATAELLYAYVTSPMVEMGE
- a CDS encoding PAS domain S-box protein produces the protein MRPLTIIHKRNLFIYYSLFICSIFFILLNLFDIVHYSHSYTLFIIMTITAIGLLLYKKVHARLIQALLIVAWNTVLILLTIDSGQLLFLLGFLYLLLIVNAYQSYMLNTILAIIFVLEIAWIVVFKHPNIQLHHSVQIFIFFTLFLCIVGLLQTLYVKRLWLYEEKRNMDKQLELSSTEAYLKLFFNYAEDAMAVFDLNNKIIEVNAAFEKMYGWTREECIGKSIQLVAPENIEAANERFSKLLQGERYRLLETKDMRKDGTVFDAQISLAPIYNSYGDMLAVSVISRDISYLKENERLTLQSEKLKLAGEIAAGVAHEIRNPMTVISGFIQMMNEDLQSPYRAYTGLIQSEIERIDLIISEFLVLSKPLAEQKNRLNLSEIIEDVFHFFEFQLEQRQIQLIQQLSKEALFVYGNANQIKQVFINIVKNAIEAIDNDGTVTLISCHDEGFAFIEIADTGEGIPQHLLDYVFEPFYTTKATGTGLGMMISNKIIREHGGIIHIHSEEKVGTKITLKIPLHQQIKEGA
- a CDS encoding aldehyde dehydrogenase; translated protein: MNFTAQDVENMIAAQRSFYFSGATKNIEFRKAQLLKLKATIQKYEKDITAALKLDLNKSEFEAYATEIGIVLDSITHMVKNIDEWAMPIAVKTPVHFQPGKSYIVRDPYGTVLIIGPFNYPFQLVMEPLLGAIIGGNTAIIKPSEATVHTTKIIKQIIAETFEENYIHVVEGEKDEVEALIHASFDFIFFTGSVATGKVIMRAAADRLTPIVLELGGKSPAIVDQTANLQVAAKRIVWGKFTNNGQTCVAPDYVLVHSSVYKKFMKILKQTITAFYGENPQQSDDYGRIVHVRHFDKLNTILEAEAERITFGGTADREDLYIAPTIVEGAGWDSKVMEDEIFGPILPIMAYNDLANAIHAIRRLPKPLAAYLFTENDNAREYFLQELPFGGGCINDIMAHVGNTHLPFGGVGPSGMGAYHGEASFECFTHPKSILQRSTKLATNLLFPPYKQKVKLIRRVMK